A region of the Candidatus Atribacteria bacterium genome:
AGCTTCTCCTATATTAGTAATCACAGCTAAGTCAGGATGAATAAAATCGGTAAGAGTTTTTATTTCACCCAAACCTCTCATCCCCATCTCTACTACTAATAACTTATGTGATTTATTAAGCTGGAGCATGGTGAGGGGAATTCCGATCTCGTTATTATAATTTCCGGAAGTTTTTAAAAGAGGAAACTTCAGAGACAAAATATGAGCAATCATTTCTTTAGTAGTGGTTTTTCCGTTGCTGCCGGTTATAACTATATTAAAAGTTTTAAATTTATCCTTATAATACTTAGACCAATCCTGCAGAGCGGAAAGAGTATCTTTTACTTCTATAATAATCTTATCTTTATCTATAAGCTTATTTTGTAATAAAGTGTTCATATCTTTACAGACCACTGCTCCAACTGCTCCTTTATTAAAAGCTTCAAAAATAAAATTATGTCCATCGAAATTGGGTCCCATGAGAGCAAAAAATAGATCGCCGGAATTGAGCGTTCGGCTATCTATAGAAAATCTGTTTATCACGCAATGCTGGTTTCCCTGGATTATCTTTCCCGAGATTACTTTTACCAACTCTTTAATTTCACAATTTTCCAATCTCTTATCTCCCTGTTAAAATATTCCTCACTACTTCTTCGTCATTATGATGTATGACTCTATTATGATAAATCTGCTCATTCTCTGGTCCCTTCCCGGCTATTAACACGATATCTCCTTCCTGAGCCTTTTCTAATGCATGTTTTATCGCTTTCACTCGGTCAGTAATAATAATATAATCTTTAGCTGTTTTTTTAACTCCTCTCTCTATCTCTTGGGCTATTTCCATGGGGTCTTCACTTTTAGGATTATCTGCAGTTATTATACTATAATCACTATATCTCCCAATCACTTCTCCCATAGTTACCCTAACCCTATTATATTTCTCTCCTCCATGTCCAAATATAGTAATCAGGTTGCGATGGGTAAAAGAGCGTAAATTTTTTAATATATTCCCTAAGCCATGATAATTATGGGCAAAATCGATAATAATAGTATAATTCTGACCATATTCAAGTAGTTTATATCTCCCGGGAGCTCCGGAAAATTTACTTAAAGCTCTGGAAATTAAATTAAGGGGAATACCTTGGGTAATCGCCGTTGCTATAGCTGCCAAAGCATTATATACGTTGTATTTTCCTCCAAAATTTAATGATATCTCGCTTTGGCCAACCGGTGTTTCCACCGCAAAGGACAAACTCTTAAGCTCTATTTTTATTTTCCTGGCTTTAACCCTGGCTTCTTTTTCTATTCCGTAGGTCATTAAATTAACCCGGTTGCAATCTAAAAATTCTCTGCTGTGCTCTTCGTCAACATTAATTACGGCAAATTTTTGGGAAGCTTCTTTCCTGCTGTTATTTAGGCTTAAAAATAATTTTTTTTTGGCATTTAAATAATTAGAAAAGTTTTTATGAATTTCGAAATGTTCCTTGCTGATATTAGTAAAGATGGCTACATCAAAATCGCATCCTTCAACGCGGGATAATTGCAAGGCATGAGAAGATACTTCCATTACAGAATAACGATTCTTTTGTTCCACCATTTCTTTAAGCGTCCTCTGTAAATCTACTGATTCCATGGTAGTCATCCGAGATAAGTTGATGTTATCGCCTACTATATTTTGAGCGGTACCCAGGAGTCCGGTCTTAAAACCTGCTTCCTGAAAAATTGTTCTTAACATGTAAGTAATGGTGGTTTTACCATTTGTACCGGTCACTCCAATCAACTTTAAATTTCTCGAAGGGAAACCGTAAAATTTATTCGCTAAAAAGGCTAGAGCTTTTCGGCTATCACTTACCCTTATTATAGTAATGCCCGGCCGTAGAGGA
Encoded here:
- a CDS encoding UDP-N-acetylmuramoyl-L-alanyl-D-glutamate--2,6-diaminopimelate ligase encodes the protein MNFEVFFMKLSELTTNLEVKEIIGDLDLDIKGIYHNSREIKRDFLFICIKGFTFDGHNFIDDALNRGASTLVVEKEVPLRPGITIIRVSDSRKALAFLANKFYGFPSRNLKLIGVTGTNGKTTITYMLRTIFQEAGFKTGLLGTAQNIVGDNINLSRMTTMESVDLQRTLKEMVEQKNRYSVMEVSSHALQLSRVEGCDFDVAIFTNISKEHFEIHKNFSNYLNAKKKLFLSLNNSRKEASQKFAVINVDEEHSREFLDCNRVNLMTYGIEKEARVKARKIKIELKSLSFAVETPVGQSEISLNFGGKYNVYNALAAIATAITQGIPLNLISRALSKFSGAPGRYKLLEYGQNYTIIIDFAHNYHGLGNILKNLRSFTHRNLITIFGHGGEKYNRVRVTMGEVIGRYSDYSIITADNPKSEDPMEIAQEIERGVKKTAKDYIIITDRVKAIKHALEKAQEGDIVLIAGKGPENEQIYHNRVIHHNDEEVVRNILTGR